In Deinococcus sp. HSC-46F16, the following are encoded in one genomic region:
- the trpC gene encoding indole-3-glycerol phosphate synthase TrpC has translation MTAQPLPESTSIPGVLGRIVRERMADYAEADPQLGPERTRSRAFHATLSRPGLALIAEVKRASPSQGAIAPLDPATAARAYVSGGASAISVLTEPRHFGGSPDALRGVVGVVTAPALRKDFVVHPAMLREAAEWGASAALLMVSVLGEATGEYLRAAHHVGLDALVEVHGEAELEVALASGAEIIGVNNRDLRSLEIDLAVSPRLIRRAREAGFTGLLVAESGYRSAADLAGVRGLADAALVGSSLAGSGDLEGATRALLAGGA, from the coding sequence ATGACCGCCCAGCCGCTGCCCGAGTCCACTTCCATTCCCGGCGTCCTGGGGCGCATCGTGCGCGAGCGGATGGCCGACTACGCGGAGGCCGACCCCCAGCTCGGGCCAGAGCGGACACGGTCACGGGCCTTCCACGCCACCCTGTCGCGCCCCGGCCTCGCCCTGATCGCGGAGGTCAAGCGGGCCAGCCCCAGCCAGGGGGCCATCGCGCCCCTGGACCCAGCGACCGCCGCCCGCGCCTACGTCTCGGGCGGGGCCTCGGCCATCAGCGTGCTGACCGAGCCGAGGCACTTCGGCGGCAGCCCGGACGCCCTGCGGGGGGTCGTGGGGGTGGTCACTGCTCCGGCCCTCCGCAAGGACTTCGTGGTTCACCCCGCCATGCTGCGCGAGGCCGCCGAGTGGGGCGCCTCGGCTGCGCTGCTGATGGTCAGCGTGCTGGGGGAGGCGACGGGCGAGTATCTGCGGGCTGCCCACCACGTCGGCCTTGACGCCCTCGTAGAAGTTCACGGCGAGGCCGAACTGGAAGTTGCGCTCGCCTCGGGGGCCGAGATCATCGGCGTGAACAACCGCGATCTGCGGTCGCTGGAGATCGACCTTGCGGTGAGCCCCCGCCTGATTCGCCGGGCACGGGAGGCGGGCTTCACGGGCCTCCTCGTCGCGGAGAGCGGCTACCGGAGCGCGGCCGACCTCGCGGGTGTGCGCGGGCTGGCCGACGCGGCGCTGGTGGGCAGCAGCCTCGCCGGAAGCGGTGACCTGGAGGGAGCGACGCGGGCGCTGCTGGCGGGAGGTGCCTGA
- a CDS encoding TrkA family potassium uptake protein yields MKTKQCLVIGLGRFGTAVATTLYEMGHEVVAIDRGEENVERVMNLVTHAAVVDASDERALRAIGVGDFDVVVVAIGTDVQANILATMNAKSLGAPYVVTKAVDEMARRVLERIGADLVIRPEHDMGVRLARQIATPNIVDTLDLGGDYAIVEIEANERLRGRLRDLNLTGRFGVQVIAVSRGGRIEVTPRAEDELRPHDKLVVIGTGHSLDELRRYLGD; encoded by the coding sequence GCCGTGGCGACCACCCTCTACGAGATGGGCCACGAGGTGGTCGCTATCGACCGTGGTGAGGAAAACGTGGAACGGGTGATGAACCTCGTCACGCACGCGGCCGTGGTGGACGCCTCCGACGAGCGGGCACTGCGGGCCATCGGCGTGGGGGACTTCGACGTGGTGGTCGTCGCCATCGGGACCGACGTGCAGGCCAATATCCTGGCGACCATGAACGCCAAGAGCCTGGGGGCACCCTACGTGGTCACCAAGGCCGTGGACGAGATGGCCCGCCGGGTACTGGAGCGCATCGGGGCCGACCTCGTGATTCGGCCCGAGCACGACATGGGCGTGCGGCTGGCGCGGCAGATCGCCACCCCCAACATCGTGGACACGCTGGACCTCGGGGGCGACTACGCCATCGTGGAGATCGAGGCCAACGAGCGGCTGCGCGGGCGGCTGCGCGACCTCAACCTGACCGGGCGCTTCGGCGTGCAGGTGATCGCGGTGAGTCGGGGCGGACGCATCGAGGTGACCCCCCGCGCCGAGGACGAGTTGCGGCCCCACGACAAGCTGGTCGTGATCGGGACCGGGCACTCGCTGGACGAGTTGCGGCGCTATCTGGGGGACTGA